In one window of Leptidea sinapis chromosome 9, ilLepSina1.1, whole genome shotgun sequence DNA:
- the LOC126966221 gene encoding DNA (cytosine-5)-methyltransferase 1-like, translated as MPVEVDQEIPDPSNRRSPRGLKINRRAAKGNDNNHQLKITTMFLKKRSRSNSPENDPEAIIETKKPKKDTDVDCIGNENCTSLKVRNINDINKDIKVVNNTGDTTNPKESIADENSNEISVSDKTFENGTTENNADKKDPNNEQCNVCGQYLNNSDIYYQGHPQNAIEEFIALTDEKLLLVSGDDGDVMERPQTNITGFSIFDQQGHLVPIDGGLIECDMRIFMSGYLKSICSDGMEIDEECIPVKDVGPIIEWYIHGFDGGNRNCIALSTEFGEYNLLKPSPGYKSLMDNLYEKIWLSKVVVEYLEEYHYLQPTYEDLLEVVRESKIPDLNDKLMTEEMLHKYAQFVCDQVVSLESDDDCEPLITLPCMRELIKLMGIRFGKKRIPAKIDYKKVNKNTWTKATTTPLVRKTFESFFTNQLDKTNHELVLRRKRCGVCEACQLPDCGECNACRAMAKFGGHGRTKKACVRRLCPNMAVEQAEDSEAEDDEDQVSEKSQYKKIEESVPVKLTGTNSRSIKWIGEPIKSDATKIYFETVEIDGGELKIGDFVMVESSQTNNPALVSRVTYMWKDVTNPKGGYFHAEVFMRSSDTVLGEVGDPREIFLADRCCHGAPLSSILRKAYVEKKETPKDWFKLGGKEVDEEFFEDDGKTYFYSKYYERFMARFEDLPADPPCPNELRKHRFCPSCERKIKRDSRDIPKVLGKCTEKSEYVQEKNRSEWSAVKWQDYEFKKGCGVLLKPGTFKLPNNMTISQGTSKTKIDDIDEDIYPEYYRKSDSNMRGSNIDTGEPFCVGHIVAVTAAGEGPLIAPQDIYIKVNILYRPENTSSRFPQHEDLNVVYWSNEIKEVSFCTVVGPCHLVYIDNIPQNDTIYTWLEKDPTRFYFRMVYDKKTREFKDVPQSLRSIGRLDKGKDKGKGKGKSSKATETAAKTLDVIVRPLRTLDVFAGCGGLSAGLHQTGVADCKWAIENVEAAAHAYSLNNKNCIVFNEDCNALLKDVMSGATHSSSGLRLPMQGEVELLCGGPPCQGFSGMNRFNSREYSNFKNSLVASYLSYCDYYRPKYFILENVRNFVAFKKGMVLKLTLRALLDMGYQCTFGILQAGNYGVPQTRRRVIILASAPGYMLPLYPEPTHVFSRRACSLTTTIDGKRFVTNIKWDESAPRRTCTIQDAMSDLPQISNGANKMEIDYGSMAETFFQRLVRSRDENAKLRDHICKNMAPLIQARMARIPTTPGSDWRDLPNISVALSDGTKCKVLQYRYEDKKNGRSSTGSLRGVCACAAGGPCTAADRQENTLIPWCLPHTANRHNNWAGLYGRISWDGYFSTTVTDPEPMGKQGRVLHPEQTRVVSVRECARSQGFPDTYIFAGSIQEKHRQVGNAVPPPLGAALGREIKKALSES; from the exons atgCCTGTAGAAGTTGACCAGGAAATCCCGGACCCTAGCAACCGGCGGAGTCCTAGAGGCTTAAAAATAAACAG ACGGGCTGCAAAAGGTAATGATAATAAtcatcaattaaaaataactacaaTGTTTCTTAAAAAAAGAAGCCGGAGCAACAGTCCCGAAAATGATCCTGAAGCAATCATTGAGACT aaaaaacctaaaaaagaTACAGATGTAGATTGCATTGGAAACGAGAACTGCACTAGTCTTAAAGTGAGAAATATTAATGATATCAATAAAGATATTAAAGTTGTTAATAATACAGGAGACACAACAAATCCAAAAGAAAGTATAGCTGATGAAAACTCTAATGAAATTTCTGTGTCTGataaaacatttgaaaatggaacTACAGAAAACAATGCAGATAAGAAAGATCCAAATAATGAACAGTGTAATGTTTGTGGACAGTATCTGAATAATTCTGATATTTATTATCAAGGACATCCACAAAATGCTATAGAAGAATTTATTGCTTTGACAGATGAAAAGCTTCTTCTTGTTTCTG GTGACGATGGTGACGTAATGGAGAGACCACAAACAAATATTACTGGTTTCTCAATATTTGACCAGCAAGGACATTTAGTACCTATTGACGGGGGTCTTATTGAatgtgacatgagaattttcaTGTCTGGCTATTTGAAATCTATTTGTTCTGATGGGATGGAAATTGATGAAGAATGTATACCAGTTAAGGATGTCGGCCCAATCATTGAATG GTATATTCACGGCTTTGATGGAGGTAACAGGAACTGTATCGCATTATCTACTGAATTCGGTgaatataatttacttaaacCAAGTCCTGGATATAAATCCCTAATGGACAATTTATATGAAAAGATATGGCTAAGTAAAGTTGTTGTTGAGTATTTAGAAGAATATCATTACCTTCAACCCACCTACGAGGACTTGCTAGAAGTGGTTCGCGAATCTAAAATTCCTGATCTTAATGATAAGTTAATGACTGAAGAAATGCTTCATAAATATGCTCAGTTTGTATGTGATCAGGTAGTAAGTCTGGAATCGGATGACGATTGTGAGCCGCTCATTACATTGCCATGCATGAGAGAGTTAATCAAGCTCATGGGCATCAGATTTGGAAAGAAAAGAATCCCAGCCAAAATTGACTAtaaaaaggtgaataaaaatacttggaCGAAAGCAACAACAACACCATTAgtaagaaaaacatttgaaagttTTTTCACAAATCAATTGGATAAAACAAATCATGAGTTAGTGCTGAGACGAAAAAGATGTGGAGTGTGTGAAGCTTGCCAGTTGCCTGATTGTGGGGAGTGTAATGCTTGCCGAGCAATGGCAAAATTTGGGGGACACGGGCGAACAAAGAAAGCTTGTGTTCGACGGCTTTGTCCCAATATGGCTGTCGAACAAGCCGAAGATTCTGAAGCAGAAGATGATGAAGATCAAGTTTCGGAAAAatctcaatataaaaaaattgaagagAGTGTGCCAGTTAAATTAACAGGAACAAATAGCAGAAGTATTAAATGGATTGGAGAACCCATTAAATCTGatgctacaaaaatatatttcgaaACAGTCGAAATTGATGGTGGAGAACTTAAAATTGGTGACTTTGTGATGGTAGAGTCGTCGCAAACCAACAATCCGGCACTGGTATCAAGGGTAACATATATGTGGAAGGACGTCACAAACCCTAAAGGTGGCTACTTTCATGCTGAAGTATTTATGAGATCTTCCGACACTGTTTTAGGAGAGGTAGGAGATCCTCGAGAAATCTTTTTGGCTGACCGTTGCTGCCATGGTGCGCCACTTTCTTCTATTCTCAGAAAAGCCTATGTTGAGAAGAAAGAAACACCAAAAGATTGGTTTAAACTTGGAGGAAAAGAAGTAGATGAGGAATTTTTTGAAGATGATGGCAAAACATACTTTTATAGCAAGTACTATGAACGGTTTATGGCACGATTCGAAGATTTGCCAGCAGACCCACCATGTCCAAACGAATTAAGAAAACACCGATTCTGCCCATCTTGTGAGCGCAAGATCAAGAGGGATAGCAGAGACATTCCCAAGGTTTTGGGTAAATGTACCGAGAAATCTGAATATGTCCAAGAAAAAAATCGTTCAGAATGGTCTGCAGTTAAGTGGCAagattatgaatttaaaaaggGTTGTGGAGTATTACTAAAACCTGGTACATTTAAACTTCCGAATAATATGACTATATCGCAGGGCACaagtaaaactaaaattgaCGACATTGATGAAGATATTTACCCcgaatattatagaaaaagtgATAGCAACATGCGAGGTTCTAACATTGATACGGGCGAACCTTTTTGTGTTGGTCATATAGTGGCCGTAACAGCAGCCGGCGAAGGCCCACTCATAGCTCCACAagatatttacattaaagttaACATTCTGTATCGACCTGAAAATACTTCAAGCCGATTTCCACAACATGAAGACCTCAATGTCGTGTATTGGAGCAACGAAATCAAAGAAGTTTCTTTTTGTACCGTTGTTGGACCATGCCATTTAGTATACATAGATAACATACCCCAAAATGACACAATATACACCTGGTTAGAGAAAGACCCGACACGTTTCTACTTCCGAATGGTGTATGACAAGAAAACTCGCGAGTTCAAAGACGTTCCGCAGAGTTTGAGAAGCATAGGTCGGTTAGATAAAGGCAAGGATAAAGGAAAGGGCAAAGGGAAATCTAGTAAAGCAACAGAGACCGCTGCTAAAACTCTAGATGTAATTGTGAGACCTCTGAGGACTTTAGATGTATTTGCCGGATGTGGGGGACTTTCTGCTGGACTCCACCAAACTGGTGTTGCCGATTGTAAATGGGCCATTGAGAATGTCGAAGCTGCTGCTCATGCGTACTCGTTGaacaataaaaattgtataGTTTTCAATGAAGATTGCAACGCGCTCCTTAAAGATGTCATGTCGGGAGCTACACACAGTTCTAGTGGTTTACGGCTTCCAATGCAAGGAGAAGTAGAGCTATTGTGCGGCGGGCCGCCCTGTCAAGGCTTTTCCGGTATGAACAGATTCAATTCCCGCGAATATTCCAATTTCAAGAACTCATTAGTCGCATCATACTTATCATATTGTGACTACTACAGACCGAAATACTTTATCCTTGAAAATGTGCGCAACTTTGTCGCTTTTAAGAAGGGCATGGTGCTAAAATTGACGCTGCGAGCTTTGTTAGATATGGGCTATCAGTGTACATTTGGTATTCTCCAAGCTGGGAATTATGGAGTTCCCCAAACGAGACGCAGAGTCATAATATTGGCGTCAGCTCCTGGTTATATGCTTCCACTTTACCCCGAACCGACTCATGTGTTCAGTCGGCGAGCGTGTTCCCTTACCACTACTATAGATGGAAAGAGGtttgtaacaaatataaaatgggaCGAATCGGCCCCAAGACGAACTTGTACCATACAAGATGCTATGAGCGACTTACCACAGATCAGTAATGGTGCAAACAAAATGGAAATAGATTATGGCTCCATGGCGGAGACTTTCTTTCAACGCTTGGTCAGGAGCAGGGATGAAAATGCAAAGTTGCGAGATCATATATGCAAGAATATGGCGCCCTTAATACAAGCGCGTATGGCACGAATTCCGACTACACCGGGCTCTGATTGGAGAGATCTACCAAATATCTCTGTGGCTTTATCAGATGGTACTAAATGTAag GTGTTACAATATCGGTACGAAGACAAAAAGAATGGTCGCTCTTCGACGGGATCTCTGCGCGGAGTTTGCGCATGCGCAGCGGGGGGACCCTGCACTGCTGCTGACCGACAAGAGAACACCCTCATACCCTGGTGCCTGCCACACACTGCCAACAGACATAATAACTGGGCTGGCTTATATG GTCGCATATCATGGGATGGGTACTTCAGCACGACGGTGACAGACCCGGAGCCGATGGGCAAACAGGGCCGCGTGCTGCATCCCGAGCAGACCCGAGTGGTGTCGGTGCGGGAGTGCGCCCGCTCGCAGGGCTTCCCCGACACATACATCTTCGCTGGCTCAATACAAGAAAAGCACAGACAG GTGGGAAATGCAGTCCCTCCACCTTTGGGAGCAGCCTTGGGCAGAGAAATTAAGAAAGCTTTAAGTGAATCgtga
- the LOC126966252 gene encoding KRR1 small subunit processome component homolog, with protein METQDEVTESGPVENAWALKIPKFTPEDNPHGLLEESKFATLFPKYREQYLKECWPLVQKILSEHHIVAELDLIEGSLTVKTTRKTWDPYVIIKARDFMKLLSRSVPFEQGMRVLEDDIGCDIIKINSFVRKKETFLKRRQRLIGPNGVTLKSIELLTECYVLVQGNTVSAVGPYKGLVQVRRIVEDTMKNIHPMYNIKSLMIKRELMKDPRLKNESWDRFLPKFKSKNVPRKQPKKKVTKKPYTPFPPPQPESNIDKELATGEYFLKAEQKKAKHQHEKEEKQQQAKKAKEEARKKDFIPPEENKVDLKKTVESNVNMNEFKAKMKKAVKQNKGFLNVKESSS; from the coding sequence ATGGAAACTCAAGATGAAGTTACTGAATCTGGACCCGTCGAAAATGCTTGGGCGTTGAAAATACCCAAATTTACTCCCGAAGATAACCCCCACGGACTCCTTGAAGAAAGTAAGTTTGCAACACTGTTCCCAAAATATCGGGAACAATATCTAAAAGAATGTTGGCCATTGGTACAAAAAATCCTAAGTGAACATCATATAGTTGCTGAATTAGACTTAATTGAAGGAAGCTTAACTGTTAAAACAACAAGGAAAACTTGGGATCCATACGTCATAATAAAAGCTAgagattttatgaaattgttaTCTCGGAGTGTCCCGTTTGAACAAGGTATGCGAGTTTTAGAAGATGACATTGGGTgcgatattataaaaattaattcatttgTTAGAAAAAAGGAAACCTTTTTAAAGAGGCGTCAACGTTTAATTGGGCCTAATGGTGTCACTCTTAAATCAATTGAATTGCTTACTGAATGCTATGTTCTTGTTCAAGGCAATACTGTTTCAGCAGTTGGCCCTTACAAAGGGTTGGTTCAAGTAAGAAGAATAGTAGAGGATACAATGAAAAATATTCATccaatgtataatattaagagTCTTATGATTAAAAGGGAATTGATGAAAGATCCACGTTTAAAAAATGAAAGTTGGGACAGATTTTTACCGAAATTCAAGAGTAAAAATGTCCCAAGGAAGCAACCTAAAAAGAAAGTTACTAAGAAACCGTACACACCCTTCCCTCCACCTCAACCTGAAAGTAATATTGACAAAGAACTTGCAACAGGAGAATATTTCCTTAAAGCTGAGCAAAAGAAAGCAAAACACCAACATGAGAAAGAAGAGAAACAACAGCAAGCCAAGAAAGCTAAAGAAGAAGCTAGAAAGAAAGATTTTATTCCACCAGAAGAAAATAAGGTGGATTTAAAGAAAACCGTTGAATCAAATGTTAATATGAATGAGTTTAAAGCTAAGATGAAGAAAGCTGTTAAGCAGAACAAAggttttttaaatgttaaagaAAGTTCTAGTTGa
- the LOC126966261 gene encoding putative nuclease HARBI1: MSFESFIEYMYDSPYDYLSRRYLRDAENPMEIYDENEFRIRFRFTKNIVASFLLPLLFQNTGDSNRGLPIPPVIQMLAALRFYATGNFQIVCGDLHQISQSVVSKIVANVSKALALKMRRFIKFPDVPERANVKIQFHRVAGFPGGIGCIDCTHIPIKNPNRQNGEVCRNRKGWFSINVQIVCGPRMEIYDIVARWPGSVHDSRIFNNSRCYMRFEEGEIAGLLIGDSGYAQSPYMYTPVHNPQSQPEFKYNRAHISTRNIIERFNGVWKRKFACLNRKLQNNLSNTCNIIVACAVLHNISIETRSRND; this comes from the exons atgtctttcgaaagttttattgaatatatgtaCGATAGTCCTTACGACTACTTATCGCGACGATATTTACGAGATGCAGAAAATCCGATGGAAatttatgatgaaaatgaatttcGAATAAGATTCCGCTTCACCAAAAATATTGTGGCAAGCTTTTTGTTACCCCTGCTCTTCCAAAATACTGGAGACAGCAATCGTGGATTGCCGATTCCACCCGTGATCCAAATGCTAGCAGCCTTACGATTTTACGCAACTGGAAACTTTCAA ATTGTTTGCGGCGACTTGCACCAAATAAGTCAATCAGTCGTTTCAAAGATTGTGGCCAATGTATCGAAAGCTTTAGCTTTAAAAATGAGGCGCTTCATTAAATTTCCTGACGTCCCTGAGCGAGCTAATGTGAAGATTCAATTTCATCGTGTTGCTGGATTTCCTGGGGGTATTGGATGCATTGATTGTACCcatattccaataaaaaatccaAACCGACAAAACGGCGAAGTATGTCGCAATCGTAAAGGTTGGTTTTCAATTAATGTGCAAATAGTATGTGGCCCTCGGATGGAAATATATGATATCGTAGCACGCTGGCCTGGATCTGTCCATGACtctagaatatttaataatagcaGGTGTTATATGAGATTTGAAGAAGGGGAAATTGCAGGTTTACTGATTGGTGATAGTGGTTATGCACAGTCACCATACATGTATACACCAGTCCATAATCCACAATCACAACctgaattcaaatataataggGCCCATATCAGTACTAGAAATATTATAGAAAGGTTTAATGGTGTATGGAAAAGAAAATTTGCATGTTTGAATAGAAAACTGCAAAATAATCTGTCAAATACATGTAATATTATAGTGGCATGTGCTGTGctacataatattagtattgagACAAGATCAAGAAATGATTGA